CGCGCGATTTTGATAAACATCATGCGCATCGCGATTCCCGGCGTGGGCCGGGGCCGGGCTGGGGCGACAGACGCGGTCCCGATCGGCACTAAGCGGATGTGAACAACCGGGAGCCGGCAGGCTCCCGGTTTTGTTTCATGCGGCGTCCCGCCCGCAATTTACCTGCCGTGTTGCAGATCGAGGCGATAAACCGCAAATCCCGCATCGTCGGTACCGACGGCGGTCATTGGATATTGGGCTTTTTCTTTGATAAACGTCGCCGCTTTATCCGACGGCGAGGTTTCAAAACGAATATCCAGCGGCGTGTCGCTACTGATTGGCGCCAGCCGCCAGTTATTATCGGCCTGTGGTTTCACTTCCCCTGATTTTTTCGTTTCCGCGCTGATATAGGCGGCCAGTACCGCGCGGTTTTCATCCGGCGAGGCAAAGGCGACTCGTTTTTCTCCGGTGCCGGCAAACTTCTCGCCATAGGCGCGATAGTTATTGGTGGCGATGAGGAAGGTTGCATTGGCATCGATCGCTTTACCGTTGAAGGTTAGGTTTTTGATGCGGTGCGCGGTATCGTTGATTAAGGCGCATTCGCCGTCATAACGGGCCGGCTGAGTGACGTCAATCTGATAGTTCACGCCGTCGATGACATCGAAATTATAGGTGCGGAAACCGTCCCAGTTGAGCAATTTCTGGGGGCCGGTATGGTGAACGTCAATCTGATTGAATTGGCCCGCCGAGCACTCCAGCCACTCCTGCACCTCTTGACCTTTCACTTTCACCACCACCAGCGTGTTGGGATAAAGGTAAAGATCCGCCGCATTACGGAAGGTTAACTGGCCTTTTTCCACTTCAACGAAGCTGGCCGGATCGTTTTTGCGGCCACCGGCTTTAAAGGGCGCGGCGGCGGACAGCACCGGCAGGTCGGCCAGATCGGGATCGCCTTGAATAAAATATTCGACATAGGCGCGCTGGGCGTTATTGACGATCTGCACTGTCGGATCGTCCTGAATCAGCGACAGATAGCTGTACATGTTATCGGCCGATTGACCAATCGGTTTGCCGACGAAGTCGCGGGTGTTTTGGTGTGCTGCGGACAGCACATCCACCAGACCGGCGTCTGCCGCCGCCAGCGATTTTTTCTGCGCCTGATCGTATATCGGTCTGGCTTCCGCTTTGGCCGTCTCGACGCGCCATGCGCCGCCGTCATTGTTCAGCGTAAGATCCACCACGCCAAGATGATCGCCCCACTGGCCCGGCATAACGGCCGGAATGCCGTTAAGCGTGCCTTGAGCGATATCGGCCCCTTTTATGGCGGCGAAATCCCGGCTGGGGAAGACGGCATGAGCGTGGCCGAACATGATGGCGTCAATGCCCGGAATCTGGCTGAGATAGTAGACGGAGTTTTCCGCCATGGCTTTGTAAGGTTCGGCGGAGAGGCCGGAATGGGGGATCGCCACCACCAGGTCGGCGCCTTGCTTGCGCATCTCCGGCACCCACTTTTTGGCGCTTTCGGTAATATCTTCGACCGTCACTTTGCCTGACAGATTGGCTTTATCCCATACCAGTATTTGCGGCGGAACAAAACCGACATAGCCGATGCGTAACCGATGGGCATTGCCGTCACGGTCGACGACCGATTTATCTTCAATGCGATAAGGCGTAAACAGCGGTTTGCCGGTTTTGGCGTCCAGCACGTTGGCGTTCACGTAGGGGAATCTGGCGCCGGCCAGCGCCTTATGCAGATAATCCAGACCATAATTGAATTCGTGGTTGCCAATGTTCCCCACGGAATAATCGAGCGTATTAAGCGCCTGATAGACCGGATGAACTTCCCCCTCTGTTAACCCCTTGGCCGCCATGTAATCGCCTAACGGGCTGCCCTGGATGATATCGCCGTTATCGACCAGTACGCTGTTCGCCGCTTGCGCGCGGGCCGCATGAATCAGGCTGGCGGTGCGAACCAGACCGAACTTATCGGTTGGCGTATCTTTGTAGTAATCGAAATCCATCATGTTGCTATGCAAATCGGTGGTTTCCATTATTCGCAAATCAACGGTAGCGGCATGAACGGTGGCGGCGACCAACATAGCAAGCAGGCTTAATGCCAGCGAATGCTTCATTACTTGACTCCTTTGCGGCTGTTATTAGCGGTATATCTCATATAATGATGAATCTATGGTTAAACATCACTGGAAAATATGAAGGTACTCATAAAATGACGGCCCGATCGTTGTTTGTTTCAGCGTTGTATAATGATAGATATGGAGCAAGCATGTGTGGCGGCGGATGGTTATCCGTTCCACGGCATAACCGATAACGATGAGGTAGAAAATGCTGGAACATATTTGCCAACTGGCCCGTGATGCTGGGGATGCCATCATGCAGGTTTATGACGGACATCAGCCGGTTGAGGTGGCGCATAAGAAAGACGATTCCCCGGTGACCGCCGCCGATCTGGCCGCGCATCGGGTGATTAAAGCCGGGTTGGCGGCGGCATACCCGGATATTCCTCTGCTGTCTGAAGAGGATCCCCCGCAGTGGTCGGAGCGGCAGCGCTGGCAGCGTTATTGGCTGGTTGATCCGTTGGACGGCACCAAAGAATTCCTTAAACGTAATGGCGAATTTACGGTGAATATCGCGCTGATTGATAACGGTCAGGCAGTGTTGGGCGTGGTCTATGTCCCGGTGACCGATGTGATGTATGCCGCTGCGGACGGGGAGGCGTGGAAAGAGGAAAAAGGAGAGCGCCGACAGATCGCCGTGCATGACGCGCGTCCGCCGCTGGTGGTGGTGAGCCGTTCCCATGCGGATGATAAGGAACTGAAAGATTACCTCAGTCAATTGGGCGATCACCAGACGGTTTCTATCGGATCGTCGCTGAAATTTTGTCTGGTGGCGGAAGGGAAGGCGCAGCTTTATCCGCGTTTCGGACCCACCAATGTGTGGGATACGGCCGCCGGGCACGCGGTTGCTGTGGCGGCCGGCGCGCAGGTCAATGACTGGCAGGGGAAACCGCTGTCTTATGCCCCGCGCGAGTCGTTCCTGAACCCGGGTTTCCGCGTATCGTTGTTCTGATCGCTTCTTGTTTTTCCGCGAGTCATTTTATGCAGCAGGGCGCCCCTGCTGCATTTACCCCGTCATTTTTTCCTTAAACGGCCTCTTTTGCTCAGGCGTGGCGAAAGGGGGAATCGCTGTCTTCGTTTTGTCATGTCCGTTCAGTAGATTAGCCACCGACCGCTTAATGTGACCGCAAAATCCGCCTGGATTCGGCAATCGATCGACTCTGCCATGTCGGTATGTACAAAACGCGAGTACGGCTTTTTTTGAATATTTACACTAATTGTGGGTGAAATATTTGAATACCGCTCTGTAAAAGTGTGTAAAAGCAGTTAATGATACTGTTCAGCGCGGAACTAAATGGCGTTTAATAGAACTAACTTATCAGTATCCATTATTTCATTAGCGCTCAGAGTTCTTTGCCTTGTCGGCTAGAGGAAGCGCGTAAAACAAGAAGATGGGAGGAGAGTACAACGATGAGGATCTTCGAACGTTACAATCCTATGAAGGTTGCCAAGTATGTGAAAATTCTGTTCCGCGGGCGGCTGTATATTAAAGGCGTTGGTGCTTTTGAATTCGATTACGGCAAAATTTTATTGCCCAAGAAACAAGACAAACAGCATTTGCTGGTAATGTCTGAAGTGAACCGTCAGGTTATCCGATTACAGGCTGAGGTGGGCTGAGATTAAGCTCACCCGGTCCCTTCGCAGGGGCATATTGTTAGCGCCTCCCCCTTTGGCACTGTCTAGTACACAAATGTAAGGATTCTGACGGGGTTGGCCGTTACACCGGCGTAAAAAATTATGCTGAGGAAGCGGAAGGCTCCCGAATGAACCGCAGGGATGCGGTTCAAGCCAGTGCCGCGTCGGGAACGCGTCACTGGCGGTTCGGTAAGAGCGTTCCACTTCCGAAGGCACCGCGCAGCGGCATAATTTAGCCGGAAGCCGGGGTTCGCAGGGCGGCGGCGCTTGAGCGCCATGCGTCGGGCGCGTGCTACGAGGTAGCATGAAAATGGCGGCTTTATCGCGCACGAAACTGTCTCTGAATCCGCATAAAAATGTGACTAAGAGACAGGGCTAGGAGTGGTTTACCCCCCAAAAGGTTACTTTTTCTCTTCTGTTTTCGCTTCGCTGGCGGTGGCTGAAACCGGTTTGTTCTCCAGACGGGTGACCAGCAACTGGTCGATTTTATAGCTGTCGATATCCACCACTTCAAATTTGAAACCGGAGAAACGCACGAAATCGGTGCGTTTCGGGATTTTACGCAGGGTGTACATCATAAATCCGCCGATGGTTTCATAATTGCCCGCATGGGGAAAATCATCGATGCACAGGGCGCGCATCACATCTTCTATCGGCGTTCCTCCCTCGATCAACCAGGAGTTTTCATCGCGCGCGACGATCTGCTCTTCCATTCCCTGGCCGACCAGATCGCCCATCAGCGTGGTCATCACGTCGTTAAGCGTGATGATACCGACCACCAGCGCATATTCATTCAGAATAACGGCAAAATCTTCCCCCGCCGTTTTAAAACTCTCTAATGCTTCGGACAGCGTCAGCGTATCCGGTACGATCAGCGCAGGGCGGATCTGCACGCCGCTGTGCAGCTCCAGGCTCTGATTGCCCAGCACCCGGATCAGCAGGTCTTTAGAGTCGACATAGCCGATAATCTGATCGATGTGGCCGTCGCACACCAGGAATTTAGAGTGCGGCTGCTGGGCAATCTTCTCCTTGATTTGCGCTTCTTCTTCATGCAAGTCAAAAAATACCACGCTTTCGCGCGATGTCATGGAAGAGGGCACGGTGCGCGACTCCAGCTCAAACACGTTTTCGATCAGTTCATGCTCCTGCTTGCGCAACACTCCTGCTAAAGCGCCGGCTTCGACCACGGCGTAAATATCATCAGAGGTGATGTCATCCTTACGCACCATCGGCAGTTTGAGCAGCCGAAAAATGACGTTCGCCAGGCCGTTAAACAACCAGACCAGCGGGCGGAAGATAAACAGGCAGAAGCGCATAGGATTGATAATACGGATAGCAACGGCTTCGGGGGCAATCATGCCAATGCGTTTCGGGGTGAGATCGCCAAACAGAATAAACAGACTGGTAACGAGTACGAACGAGCAGATAAAGCTGACTTTGTCGGCCGATTCCGGCGACATGAATTGTTCAAATAGCAGCGTGAACGTTGGCGAAAAGGCGGCATCGCCGATAATACCGGCCAGAATGGCGACCGCGTTGATGCCAATCTGTATGACGGTAAAGAAAATACCGGGTGTTTCTTGAAATTTTAATACCATATCGGCGTTGAGGTTTCCCTCATCGGCCAGCTGTTTGAGCTTTATTTTACGGGACGCGGCCAGCGAGATTTCTGACAGTGCAAAAAATGCACTAAGGGCAATAAGAAGAATAATGAGTAGTAGACTGTTTAACATAATGTTTTCGCTTTGACCCGGAGATGGGAAAGGCAATCCTCAGAAAGGCAAATTATCTTAAATAACGCACAAGAAGCCGTTAACAGGGCTGGGGAACCAGCCCAAATTTTTAATATACCCAGCATATTGGGAGCTATTGGGTATACCGGCGATTATAACAGGAGTGGTGAATTTACTGCCATATTTCAGCGCTGAGGGGGGAGACAAACGCCGATACCGCCGAGTGCGCAGTAACCTTGCGGATTTTTATGCAGGTACTGCTGGTGTTCATCTTCAGCGTAATAGAACGGGCCGGCGGGAACGATTTCCGTGCTGATGGTCCGGGTATCGCCGTTGTCTTTCATCGCCTGTTGAAAACGCTGATAACTCTCGCGGGCCGCCTCTTCCTGCTCGGGCGTGAGCGTATAAATCGCAGAGCGATACTGGGTGCCGATGTCGCCGCCTTGGCGCATGCCCTGCGCGGGATCGTGGTTTTCCCAGAAAAGCTGCAGGAGTTGGCGATAAGTGATGACATTGGGATCAAACACTACGCGTACCGCTTCGGCATGGTCGGTTTTCCCGCTGCAAACTTCACGGTAGGTGGGGTTGGGGGTGTAGCCTCCGGTATAGCCGGCGGCCGTGCTGTAGACGCCGGGTTGTTGCCAAAAAAGACGTTCGACTCCCCAAAAACATCCCATCGCAAAGATGGCGACCTCCATATGATCCGGCACATGGGTCATGGAATGTTCACTAACGGCATGCAATCTGGCGACCGGCATCGGCGTTATGCGCCCCGGCAAGGCTTCTGATTGCTTAATTCGCTGTGTTTTATCGACGTTATCTATCACTTTTTTTTGCGCTCCGGCGTTACAAATCACGTTGTGTCTTTTGAAGCATAACCGAGAAGTTTTACCCTGTCTTTATAACCTATAGATGTTTAATGTTAAGGTTATGTTCACTTGTAACGCTGCATTTTAGAATTTACCGATTAAAATCTATAGCTAAAGGAAAATATTAATATTTCCTGCTAGCGTTGCGGGTAGA
This window of the Brenneria goodwinii genome carries:
- a CDS encoding bifunctional 2',3'-cyclic-nucleotide 2'-phosphodiesterase/3'-nucleotidase, giving the protein MKHSLALSLLAMLVAATVHAATVDLRIMETTDLHSNMMDFDYYKDTPTDKFGLVRTASLIHAARAQAANSVLVDNGDIIQGSPLGDYMAAKGLTEGEVHPVYQALNTLDYSVGNIGNHEFNYGLDYLHKALAGARFPYVNANVLDAKTGKPLFTPYRIEDKSVVDRDGNAHRLRIGYVGFVPPQILVWDKANLSGKVTVEDITESAKKWVPEMRKQGADLVVAIPHSGLSAEPYKAMAENSVYYLSQIPGIDAIMFGHAHAVFPSRDFAAIKGADIAQGTLNGIPAVMPGQWGDHLGVVDLTLNNDGGAWRVETAKAEARPIYDQAQKKSLAAADAGLVDVLSAAHQNTRDFVGKPIGQSADNMYSYLSLIQDDPTVQIVNNAQRAYVEYFIQGDPDLADLPVLSAAAPFKAGGRKNDPASFVEVEKGQLTFRNAADLYLYPNTLVVVKVKGQEVQEWLECSAGQFNQIDVHHTGPQKLLNWDGFRTYNFDVIDGVNYQIDVTQPARYDGECALINDTAHRIKNLTFNGKAIDANATFLIATNNYRAYGEKFAGTGEKRVAFASPDENRAVLAAYISAETKKSGEVKPQADNNWRLAPISSDTPLDIRFETSPSDKAATFIKEKAQYPMTAVGTDDAGFAVYRLDLQHGR
- the cysQ gene encoding 3'(2'),5'-bisphosphate nucleotidase CysQ, translating into MLEHICQLARDAGDAIMQVYDGHQPVEVAHKKDDSPVTAADLAAHRVIKAGLAAAYPDIPLLSEEDPPQWSERQRWQRYWLVDPLDGTKEFLKRNGEFTVNIALIDNGQAVLGVVYVPVTDVMYAAADGEAWKEEKGERRQIAVHDARPPLVVVSRSHADDKELKDYLSQLGDHQTVSIGSSLKFCLVAEGKAQLYPRFGPTNVWDTAAGHAVAVAAGAQVNDWQGKPLSYAPRESFLNPGFRVSLF
- a CDS encoding DUF1107 domain-containing protein, giving the protein MRIFERYNPMKVAKYVKILFRGRLYIKGVGAFEFDYGKILLPKKQDKQHLLVMSEVNRQVIRLQAEVG
- a CDS encoding hemolysin family protein, giving the protein MLNSLLLIILLIALSAFFALSEISLAASRKIKLKQLADEGNLNADMVLKFQETPGIFFTVIQIGINAVAILAGIIGDAAFSPTFTLLFEQFMSPESADKVSFICSFVLVTSLFILFGDLTPKRIGMIAPEAVAIRIINPMRFCLFIFRPLVWLFNGLANVIFRLLKLPMVRKDDITSDDIYAVVEAGALAGVLRKQEHELIENVFELESRTVPSSMTSRESVVFFDLHEEEAQIKEKIAQQPHSKFLVCDGHIDQIIGYVDSKDLLIRVLGNQSLELHSGVQIRPALIVPDTLTLSEALESFKTAGEDFAVILNEYALVVGIITLNDVMTTLMGDLVGQGMEEQIVARDENSWLIEGGTPIEDVMRALCIDDFPHAGNYETIGGFMMYTLRKIPKRTDFVRFSGFKFEVVDIDSYKIDQLLVTRLENKPVSATASEAKTEEKK
- the msrA gene encoding peptide-methionine (S)-S-oxide reductase MsrA, with translation MDNVDKTQRIKQSEALPGRITPMPVARLHAVSEHSMTHVPDHMEVAIFAMGCFWGVERLFWQQPGVYSTAAGYTGGYTPNPTYREVCSGKTDHAEAVRVVFDPNVITYRQLLQLFWENHDPAQGMRQGGDIGTQYRSAIYTLTPEQEEAARESYQRFQQAMKDNGDTRTISTEIVPAGPFYYAEDEHQQYLHKNPQGYCALGGIGVCLPPQR